In a single window of the Candidatus Atribacteria bacterium genome:
- a CDS encoding CTP synthase — LGMECAIIELSRNIIKLEGANSSEFDPQTPFPVIDLLPEQKKIEVKGGTMRLGTYSCKLEKDSLAFQVYNQTTIHERHRHRYEFNNLFKKDLSKNGIRFSGVNHDLNLVEIVELTNHPWFIGVQFHPEFKSRPNRAHPLFREFIKAAMKNSH; from the coding sequence GTTTAGGAATGGAATGTGCCATAATAGAGCTTTCCCGTAATATAATAAAATTAGAAGGAGCCAATAGCTCCGAATTTGATCCTCAGACCCCATTTCCTGTCATTGATCTTTTGCCGGAACAAAAGAAAATAGAGGTAAAGGGCGGCACAATGCGCTTGGGTACATACTCTTGTAAATTAGAAAAAGATTCCCTTGCTTTTCAAGTATATAATCAAACAACGATTCACGAAAGACATCGGCATAGATACGAATTTAATAATTTATTCAAGAAGGATTTATCTAAAAACGGTATAAGATTCAGCGGAGTAAATCATGACTTAAATTTAGTTGAGATTGTCGAGCTTACCAATCATCCCTGGTTTATAGGAGTACAATTTCACCCTGAATTCAAATCCAGGCCTAATCGAGCTCATCCACTGTTTCGGGAATTTATAAAAGCAGCGATGAAAAATAGTCATTAA